TGACTGAAGTTGGCAACATCAGATAACTAGGTAAGCCGACTATCCTCACGCCGGAAAAGAGAATAACACTCCCGGCCGCCACTGCCAAGGGATAGTTAAGGGGATTTGTCAGTCTTAGCATACAATATCTCCTTAGAATTCTAGTTGAATATTAGCCATTAATTCCTGGATGGTTTCCGGCCTGCCATGGCGATAATAACCCCCATTTAACTTAGCAATTCTTTCCAACACTTGGGGATTAAATTCTCCTTCCTTGCCATAACCAATAGTGAAGAAGGCAATCCTTTCATCACTGTTGAAACCACTTTGTTGTAGTTGTTTTTCCAACTCCTCCAGAGTTATCTTGCTAGTGGTATCATCGCCGTCACTGAGAATAACAACGGCATTGATGGCATTGGGTTTAACATTTTGGCGCAACCAGTTTCTGGCAAACAGGGCGCTATCATATAG
The Geminocystis sp. M7585_C2015_104 DNA segment above includes these coding regions:
- a CDS encoding Mg-chelatase subunit ChlD, with protein sequence NNLGPKEEIVIIPFDDRIHQPVLVKGTPESKNKGIAYISSLKAHGGTSLYDSALFARNWLRQNVKPNAINAVVILSDGDDTTSKITLEELEKQLQQSGFNSDERIAFFTIGYGKEGEFNPQVLERIAKLNGGYYRHGRPETIQELMANIQLEF